One genomic segment of Desulfocapsa sulfexigens DSM 10523 includes these proteins:
- a CDS encoding DNA-3-methyladenine glycosylase I — translation MKKRCGWCTDNSLYQEYHDKEWGVPLHNERELFEFLCLEGAQAGLSWITILKKRENYRQAFDYFDAEKIALYNDTKISTLLQDTGIVRNKLKVNAFVNNARCYLAMLEKGETLDELLWSLVDGKVIQNNWKRLVDIPPSTPLSDLLCKELKQRGFTFVGGTICYAFMQAIGMVNDHTTDCFRHQELR, via the coding sequence ATGAAGAAAAGATGTGGCTGGTGCACTGATAATTCACTGTACCAGGAGTATCATGATAAGGAGTGGGGGGTCCCACTGCATAATGAGCGTGAGCTGTTTGAATTTTTATGCCTGGAAGGTGCTCAAGCAGGTCTGAGCTGGATAACCATTCTAAAGAAGAGAGAGAATTACCGCCAGGCGTTTGATTATTTTGATGCTGAAAAAATTGCTCTCTATAATGACACAAAAATCAGTACATTGCTCCAGGATACAGGCATTGTCCGTAACAAGCTGAAAGTGAATGCTTTTGTCAATAACGCCAGGTGTTATCTTGCAATGCTGGAAAAGGGCGAGACCCTGGATGAGCTTCTCTGGAGTTTGGTGGACGGAAAGGTTATTCAAAACAACTGGAAGAGACTTGTTGACATCCCTCCTTCAACCCCTCTGTCTGATTTGCTTTGTAAGGAGCTTAAACAACGAGGTTTTACGTTTGTCGGGGGAACCATTTGTTATGCATTTATGCAGGCCATCGGTATGGTAAACGATCATACAACTGATTGTTTCAGGCACCAGGAGTTGAGGTAG
- a CDS encoding methylated-DNA--[protein]-cysteine S-methyltransferase, translated as MTTFYQQFQSPAGLIHIVANDTHLKAITFSSSWEQVQKSVSDIKNESNAITDNTRIQLLEYFAGTRRDFDLPIALHGTEFQKRAWHALLTIPYGETRSYSEQAILIGNPNAVRAVGRTNGLNPIGIVVPCHRVIGKSGKLTGYAAGLEVKRFLLNLERAR; from the coding sequence ATGACTACATTCTATCAGCAGTTCCAGTCCCCCGCAGGCCTGATCCATATCGTCGCAAACGACACTCATTTAAAGGCCATCACCTTTAGCTCCAGTTGGGAGCAGGTGCAAAAATCGGTGAGTGATATTAAAAATGAAAGCAATGCAATTACAGACAACACACGCATCCAGCTTCTGGAATACTTTGCCGGAACACGTAGGGATTTTGATTTACCCATAGCACTGCATGGAACGGAATTTCAAAAACGAGCCTGGCATGCTCTTCTCACCATTCCCTACGGAGAAACCCGCTCCTATTCTGAGCAAGCAATACTTATCGGGAATCCCAATGCGGTAAGGGCAGTTGGCAGAACCAACGGTCTGAATCCCATTGGCATCGTTGTCCCTTGTCATCGGGTAATTGGCAAATCCGGAAAATTAACGGGTTATGCGGCCGGGCTTGAAGTGAAGAGGTTCCTGTTGAATCTGGAAAGAGCCAGGTAA